The following proteins are encoded in a genomic region of Phormidium yuhuli AB48:
- a CDS encoding DUF6794 domain-containing protein, which translates to MMSQTRLQLNPTPDPDSPTGVMIPRTIEEAMTELDRLLPPALQTELAQAASLTDYHWSLGLWLRNHWQLWYHSPLTSHLHASHPDEWSVEILRRYCQHQLTTDL; encoded by the coding sequence ATGATGTCCCAGACTAGACTACAGCTTAATCCTACCCCCGACCCAGACTCACCCACTGGGGTCATGATTCCCCGCACCATTGAGGAGGCGATGACCGAACTCGACCGACTCCTGCCCCCGGCACTCCAGACGGAACTGGCCCAGGCAGCATCCCTAACCGATTACCACTGGAGCTTGGGACTCTGGCTACGGAATCATTGGCAGCTTTGGTATCACAGCCCCCTCACTTCCCATTTACACGCCTCCCACCCCGATGAATGGTCTGTGGAGATTTTGCGGCGGTATTGTCAGCACCAGTTGACAACAGACTTATGA
- a CDS encoding DUF4926 domain-containing protein, translating into MNKTVGLLDVVALVNDIPQCNLCRGQVGTVVEVLAEGAAFEVEFADQNGRTYESLGLRPEQIMVLHFEP; encoded by the coding sequence ATGAACAAGACTGTCGGATTGCTAGATGTCGTCGCTCTGGTCAATGATATACCTCAATGTAACTTGTGCCGTGGCCAGGTTGGCACTGTCGTTGAGGTTTTGGCTGAGGGAGCAGCATTTGAGGTGGAGTTTGCTGACCAGAATGGGCGTACCTACGAATCTCTGGGGTTAAGACCTGAACAAATTATGGTTTTGCATTTTGAACCCTGA